From the genome of Anaerolineales bacterium, one region includes:
- a CDS encoding deoxynucleoside kinase, whose translation MIAIVGNSGVGKTTLARLLSDRLQLPLALEQHAERPFQVLCAQDPCRYAFVNQMDYLLFRAEQEAELRRNFGFGVLDGGLDLDFHGFTRLFHDRRYMSDKEMDVCRRLYLHLRHLQPAPQIFVHLTAPVATLRQRFERRARTAEVTQSEDLPRLQLLVEEWLANLTGSIVLPVDASREDPAFSQVIDRLASDVHRALPRSASE comes from the coding sequence GTGATCGCCATCGTTGGCAACAGTGGCGTTGGCAAGACCACCCTGGCTCGCCTGCTGTCCGATCGCCTGCAGCTGCCGCTGGCGCTTGAGCAGCATGCCGAGCGACCGTTCCAAGTGCTTTGCGCGCAAGACCCCTGCCGCTATGCCTTTGTCAATCAGATGGACTATCTTCTCTTCCGTGCGGAGCAAGAGGCGGAACTCCGGCGCAACTTCGGCTTCGGGGTGCTCGATGGTGGCTTGGACCTGGATTTCCACGGCTTCACCCGCTTGTTTCATGACCGGCGGTATATGAGCGACAAGGAGATGGACGTGTGCCGGCGGTTGTACCTTCACCTGCGGCACCTGCAGCCAGCACCTCAGATCTTTGTCCATCTGACGGCGCCGGTGGCGACGCTGCGTCAGCGCTTCGAACGGCGCGCCCGCACCGCCGAGGTTACCCAGTCCGAAGATCTCCCCCGTTTGCAGCTCCTGGTAGAGGAATGGCTGGCGAATCTGACCGGCAGCATCGTGCTCCCGGTGGACGCGTCCAGGGAGGATCCCGCCTTCAGCCAGGTGATCGATCGCCTGGCCAGCGATGTGCACCGCGCCCTCCCGCGCAGCGCATCCGAGTGA
- a CDS encoding SMC family ATPase, translated as MIPIELEVRNFLAYRQPGPLRFEGMHIACLAGPNGAGKSSVLDAITWALWGKARALSPDDLIYQGQTEMQVVLVFGQDGARYRVLRQRKAGKRGASLLELQSWDEVTGGWRGLSEAGIRETQDKIERLIRLDYETFVNSAFLMQGRADEFTTKTPMQRKQVLANILGLHRWEAYEERAKGRIQETRAAMQRLEGRLEEIERELAQRDRYQSELEAAEREAAQAGATLQQAEKQWSDLENTRHELVRLQRQVDEATKRISAREAELTAGRREADVVRERADKGKAVRELEAVRQALQALEPLQAELEAVTAATTRLAEEAGGLRGINLALVPETEPLKQRASVLESASDPTCPTCGQPLTDEHRHQLLASLQQELATRRDQYRENQGHLRELEGELGRMEAEKADLGARLRQRTTLDRRLGELQTALEHADQAAEQLLGLEAKLERWTQELQQEKTEREQAEAQADNCERILRAAPWTREGIESLRLARRLTDERVGAARQQLAALQTFEMQRRERRAEREVRLEELALLEDLREAFGKRGVPAMIIETAVPELERYANELLTRISDGRLNVRIETQRETKAGDLREALDIIISDELGSRAYELYSGGEAFRINFAIRIGLSRLLAQRAGAQLRSLFIDEGFGTQDARGREQLVGAINSIQEDFDLILVITHIEELKDAFPARIEISKTAQGSQFSLV; from the coding sequence GTGATCCCGATTGAGCTCGAGGTCCGCAACTTCCTCGCCTACCGCCAGCCTGGGCCGCTTCGGTTCGAGGGCATGCACATCGCCTGTCTGGCGGGCCCGAACGGTGCCGGCAAGTCGAGTGTGCTGGACGCCATCACCTGGGCGCTGTGGGGCAAGGCGCGCGCCCTCTCCCCGGACGACCTGATTTACCAAGGGCAGACAGAGATGCAGGTGGTCCTGGTGTTTGGGCAGGATGGCGCTCGCTACCGGGTGCTGCGCCAGCGCAAGGCGGGCAAGCGGGGAGCTTCGCTGCTCGAACTCCAGTCGTGGGATGAAGTGACCGGCGGATGGCGCGGGCTGTCGGAGGCCGGTATCCGCGAAACCCAGGACAAGATCGAGCGGCTGATCCGGCTGGACTACGAAACCTTCGTCAATTCCGCCTTCCTGATGCAGGGGCGAGCCGATGAGTTCACCACCAAGACCCCGATGCAGCGCAAGCAGGTGTTGGCCAACATCCTGGGGCTGCATCGTTGGGAGGCGTATGAGGAGCGAGCCAAAGGGCGCATCCAAGAGACCCGGGCGGCAATGCAGCGGCTCGAGGGGCGCCTGGAGGAAATCGAGCGCGAGCTGGCTCAGCGCGATCGATATCAGAGCGAACTGGAGGCGGCGGAACGGGAGGCGGCTCAGGCCGGTGCCACTCTGCAGCAGGCCGAGAAGCAGTGGTCCGATCTGGAGAACACACGGCATGAGCTGGTTCGGCTGCAGCGGCAGGTAGACGAGGCCACCAAGCGCATCAGCGCCCGCGAGGCGGAGCTGACGGCAGGCCGGCGCGAGGCAGATGTCGTGCGCGAGCGGGCCGACAAGGGCAAGGCCGTGCGGGAGCTGGAAGCAGTTCGGCAGGCGCTGCAGGCTCTCGAGCCCCTGCAAGCAGAGTTGGAAGCGGTGACGGCTGCCACGACTCGGCTGGCAGAGGAGGCCGGAGGCCTGCGCGGCATCAACCTGGCGCTAGTCCCGGAAACTGAGCCGCTCAAGCAGCGAGCGTCCGTGTTGGAGTCAGCCAGCGATCCGACCTGCCCGACATGTGGACAGCCGCTAACCGACGAACACCGGCATCAATTACTGGCCTCGTTGCAGCAGGAGCTCGCGACCCGGCGCGATCAGTATCGTGAAAACCAGGGCCACCTGCGGGAGTTGGAAGGGGAGCTAGGACGAATGGAGGCCGAGAAGGCGGATCTGGGGGCGCGGCTTCGCCAACGAACGACCCTGGACCGCCGGCTGGGCGAACTGCAGACGGCGCTCGAGCACGCCGACCAGGCCGCCGAGCAGCTCCTCGGCTTGGAGGCGAAACTCGAACGTTGGACGCAGGAGTTGCAGCAGGAGAAAACGGAGCGCGAGCAGGCGGAGGCTCAGGCCGACAATTGCGAGCGCATCCTTCGAGCTGCCCCCTGGACACGCGAGGGAATCGAAAGCTTGCGCCTGGCTCGCCGCCTGACGGACGAACGCGTTGGCGCCGCCCGGCAGCAACTGGCCGCCCTTCAGACCTTCGAGATGCAGCGGCGCGAACGCCGCGCCGAGCGCGAGGTCCGCCTGGAAGAACTTGCCCTGCTCGAAGATCTGCGGGAGGCGTTTGGCAAGCGAGGGGTGCCGGCGATGATCATCGAGACCGCCGTGCCCGAATTGGAACGCTACGCCAACGAGCTGCTCACCCGAATCAGCGACGGCCGGCTCAATGTGAGAATTGAAACGCAGCGAGAGACCAAGGCCGGCGACTTGCGGGAGGCGCTGGACATCATCATCTCGGACGAGCTGGGCAGTCGCGCCTATGAACTGTATTCGGGGGGCGAGGCCTTCCGGATCAACTTCGCGATCCGCATAGGCCTATCACGCCTTCTGGCCCAGCGGGCCGGGGCGCAGCTGCGCAGCCTGTTCATCGATGAGGGGTTCGGCACCCAGGACGCACGCGGGCGCGAGCAGCTTGTGGGGGCCATCAACAGCATCCAGGAAGACTTCGATCTGATCCTGGTGATCACCCACATCGAGGAACTCAAGGACGCCTTTCCGGCGCGGATCGAGATTTCCAAGACGGCGCAGGGTTCGCAGTTCAGCCTGGTTTGA
- a CDS encoding acetyl-CoA C-acetyltransferase yields the protein MPEAVIVSAVRTPIGAHGGALASVRPDDLAALVIAEAVRRAGIDAGEVEEVYLGCANQAGEDNRNVARMAVLLAGFPVEVAAVTFNRLCASGLQAVNAAHRAIRAGEGEVFVAGGVESMSRSPYAVPKSEQPFAWGNLTMWDTTLGWRFPNPRIGEAFGIDSMGETAENLAEIHPEITREMQDAFAAESHRRAVEAIDSGRFAEEIVPVSIPQRKGDPLVVSTDERPRRDTSLEGLARLKPAFRAAGSVTAGNASGINDGAAALVLMSDERARALGLNPLARVIASAAAGVPPRIMGIGPVPAIRKALKRSGLAIEDLGLIELNEAFAVQALAVMAELSLRSEITNVNGGAIALGHPLGCSGARILTSLVHEMRRRAPTTPRPFYGLAALCVGVGQGEATIVECVPAA from the coding sequence ATGCCTGAAGCTGTGATCGTGTCCGCTGTCCGCACCCCGATCGGCGCCCATGGCGGGGCGCTGGCCTCGGTTCGCCCGGATGACCTGGCGGCGCTGGTGATTGCCGAAGCGGTGCGGCGCGCCGGCATCGATGCCGGCGAGGTCGAGGAGGTGTACCTGGGGTGCGCCAACCAGGCCGGCGAGGACAACCGCAATGTGGCGCGCATGGCCGTGCTCCTGGCCGGGTTCCCGGTCGAAGTGGCGGCCGTCACTTTCAACCGGCTGTGCGCCTCGGGCTTGCAGGCGGTCAATGCCGCCCATCGCGCCATTCGCGCCGGAGAAGGCGAGGTCTTTGTCGCCGGGGGCGTCGAGAGCATGTCGCGGTCACCCTACGCTGTGCCCAAGAGCGAGCAGCCTTTCGCCTGGGGCAACCTGACGATGTGGGACACCACCCTCGGCTGGCGCTTTCCCAATCCGCGGATCGGCGAGGCCTTTGGCATCGACTCGATGGGCGAGACGGCCGAGAACCTGGCCGAGATCCATCCCGAGATCACCCGCGAGATGCAGGACGCCTTCGCCGCGGAGAGCCACCGCCGTGCCGTCGAAGCTATCGATTCGGGTCGGTTCGCCGAGGAGATCGTTCCGGTGAGCATCCCGCAGCGCAAGGGCGATCCGCTCGTCGTCTCGACGGACGAGCGGCCGCGCCGCGATACATCGCTCGAGGGGCTGGCGCGCTTGAAGCCGGCCTTTCGCGCCGCCGGCAGCGTCACGGCCGGCAATGCCTCGGGCATCAACGACGGTGCTGCGGCCCTGGTGTTGATGAGCGATGAGCGAGCCCGGGCGCTCGGCTTGAATCCGCTGGCACGGGTCATCGCCTCGGCCGCCGCCGGAGTACCTCCCCGCATCATGGGGATCGGCCCGGTACCGGCGATCCGCAAGGCCCTGAAGCGAAGCGGGCTGGCAATTGAGGACCTTGGCCTGATCGAGCTCAACGAGGCCTTCGCGGTTCAGGCCCTGGCCGTGATGGCCGAGCTAAGCTTGCGGTCCGAGATCACCAATGTCAACGGAGGGGCGATCGCCCTCGGTCACCCGCTGGGCTGCTCGGGCGCCCGGATCCTCACCAGCCTGGTGCATGAGATGCGGCGCCGTGCCCCAACTACCCCTCGCCCGTTCTACGGGCTGGCGGCGCTGTGCGTGGGCGTCGGCCAGGGGGAGGCAACCATCGTCGAGTGTGTGCCGGCAGCATAG
- a CDS encoding GAF domain-containing protein — MRASDDHRRREDPEVFWASVMRVATEVARKGSSSEQDVLRAVTQELSRLRMRGSVALFDDEGLLEIRTRSLSSAVESALSQLVGIPVAGYRFDPNQVDLYRQALATGEAVFSSDRPAVIRQMLPANLRPLLPRIIRMLGVQPIIAAPLVLDERAIGTINVTAPWLAPEDARLVLALADNIAIALGHVRQRTELERTLRRERARAEMLEAIVDTLDMDQALMRLLRMTCEAVGADAGTIALLEPAGTALRIRYTHGLAAAPHTLPREEASPGQTAVRVREPVLISDYARLPDAEPAWLNAGIRSVVSVPLLTGDSPDGSLSLFTLRKPRPFQQEQLETLQGVARIASIAIRNARLYANSVRRAEEAQALIGTAHAVSSSLDLQTVLRQIAEQARSLLNSDGSRIHLYNPEDDRLQAVVALHTDAEQVMQMRLSPGQGLTGTVFARQEALLVNDTAQVAGISVHVPGTPIDELEKMALVPLQIHGRTIGVMTVLRFSTEIPYTPADLQLLSAFATHAAIAIENADLYGQIASHAQHLEAQVTERTRDLALSEARYRALVETSLAGIFLTDAQGQLIYANQAFHQLAGRPPGSLVGHTQVQLSDLAALPDRERIQQRIDVQLSGADTGMEAIEVDVLTGRGEALPVMFASTVVSDQGGRVEGVTGIIFDIRQRKALEAALLAERDRLASILTNVGDAIVVADPHGSIEYVNPAWERLTGYAASEALGKTSSLIRSGRHGPEVYEQMWATIQGGRVWRSDLVNRRKDGSLYDAAVVIAPIHDASAQVISYVGLQYDISGLKAQDRLKTQFVSDVSHELRTPLTNIRLYLDLLGETADTQKLLRYRETLIREAERLTGLIDDLLSLSRLESGTAQINPVVVHLNEIVTSLVQDRRALAARSGLLLDVVCDPDLPPTRGDPRLLAQVFTNLLTNAMNYTPSGGQVTLCTLRRESPEGFWSIVEVADSGPGIPIDEQPLLFRRFFRGRAGQARGIPGTGLGLAICKEIIEHHQGRITVESQGVPGKGTCFTVWLPAKAPAE; from the coding sequence ATGCGCGCCAGTGATGATCACCGGCGACGGGAGGACCCCGAGGTCTTCTGGGCCTCCGTGATGCGCGTGGCGACGGAAGTCGCCCGCAAAGGTTCCTCCAGCGAACAGGATGTTCTGCGAGCCGTCACCCAGGAACTTTCCCGCCTGCGGATGCGCGGCAGCGTCGCCCTCTTCGACGATGAAGGGCTGCTGGAGATCCGCACCCGCTCTTTGAGCAGCGCCGTCGAAAGTGCCCTTTCCCAGTTGGTCGGCATCCCGGTCGCCGGCTACCGCTTCGACCCCAATCAGGTTGATCTGTACCGCCAGGCGCTCGCGACGGGGGAGGCGGTGTTCTCCAGCGATCGTCCGGCGGTGATCCGGCAGATGCTGCCGGCCAACCTGCGGCCGCTGCTACCGCGGATCATCCGTATGCTCGGCGTTCAGCCGATCATCGCCGCCCCCCTGGTTCTCGACGAACGAGCCATCGGGACGATCAACGTCACGGCCCCCTGGCTGGCACCGGAAGACGCCCGGCTGGTCCTGGCCCTGGCGGACAACATCGCCATCGCCCTGGGTCATGTTCGCCAGCGGACGGAGCTCGAGCGCACCCTGCGCCGCGAGCGAGCCCGGGCCGAGATGCTGGAGGCGATCGTCGACACGCTCGACATGGATCAGGCGCTGATGCGACTCCTGCGCATGACGTGCGAGGCCGTCGGCGCCGACGCCGGGACGATCGCCCTGCTCGAGCCGGCCGGCACTGCGCTCCGGATTCGATACACCCATGGTCTTGCAGCTGCGCCGCACACCCTTCCCCGAGAAGAAGCCTCGCCCGGCCAAACTGCCGTTCGCGTCCGCGAACCGGTGTTGATCTCCGACTACGCCCGCCTGCCCGACGCCGAACCGGCCTGGTTGAATGCCGGCATCCGGTCAGTGGTCAGCGTGCCCCTGCTGACAGGGGATTCGCCGGACGGTAGCCTCAGCCTGTTCACCCTGCGCAAGCCCCGGCCGTTCCAGCAGGAGCAGCTGGAAACCCTCCAAGGCGTGGCGCGCATCGCTTCGATCGCCATCCGCAATGCCAGACTGTACGCCAACTCTGTTCGTCGAGCGGAGGAAGCGCAGGCCCTGATCGGTACGGCGCATGCCGTTTCCAGCTCGCTTGACCTGCAAACTGTGCTGCGCCAGATTGCCGAACAGGCGCGGTCGCTGCTGAACTCGGACGGCAGCCGAATCCACCTGTACAATCCCGAAGACGACCGGCTGCAGGCCGTCGTCGCCTTGCACACGGACGCCGAGCAGGTCATGCAGATGCGCCTGTCCCCCGGCCAAGGCCTGACGGGCACGGTGTTCGCACGGCAGGAAGCTCTGCTGGTCAACGACACCGCCCAGGTCGCGGGCATCTCCGTCCATGTCCCAGGCACGCCGATCGATGAGCTGGAGAAGATGGCCCTGGTCCCGCTGCAGATCCACGGACGGACCATCGGGGTGATGACGGTGCTGCGCTTCAGCACGGAGATCCCCTACACGCCCGCCGACCTGCAGCTGCTCTCGGCCTTCGCCACCCACGCTGCCATCGCTATCGAGAACGCCGACCTGTACGGGCAGATCGCCAGCCATGCCCAACATCTGGAGGCTCAAGTCACAGAACGAACCCGGGACTTGGCGCTCTCCGAGGCCCGTTACCGGGCCCTGGTTGAGACCTCGCTAGCCGGGATCTTTCTGACAGACGCCCAGGGTCAGTTGATCTACGCCAATCAGGCCTTCCACCAGCTGGCCGGTCGGCCGCCGGGTTCTCTGGTCGGCCACACCCAGGTCCAGTTGAGTGACCTGGCGGCCCTGCCTGACCGGGAGCGGATCCAGCAGCGCATTGACGTCCAGCTGTCGGGTGCCGACACCGGCATGGAAGCCATCGAAGTCGATGTCCTGACCGGCAGGGGTGAGGCCCTGCCGGTGATGTTCGCCTCCACAGTCGTCAGCGACCAGGGCGGCCGGGTGGAAGGCGTGACCGGCATCATCTTCGACATCCGCCAACGCAAGGCTCTCGAAGCCGCCCTGCTGGCGGAGCGCGATCGCCTGGCCTCCATCCTGACCAATGTCGGAGACGCCATTGTCGTGGCCGATCCCCATGGCTCGATCGAATACGTGAATCCAGCCTGGGAACGGCTCACCGGGTACGCCGCCAGCGAAGCGCTGGGGAAGACCTCGAGCCTGATCCGCAGCGGGCGCCACGGCCCCGAGGTCTACGAGCAGATGTGGGCCACGATCCAGGGTGGGCGCGTCTGGCGCAGCGACCTGGTCAACCGGCGCAAGGACGGCTCGCTCTATGACGCCGCCGTGGTGATCGCCCCGATCCATGACGCATCCGCCCAGGTGATCAGCTACGTGGGACTGCAGTACGATATCAGCGGCCTCAAAGCCCAGGACCGCCTCAAGACCCAGTTCGTCTCTGACGTCTCCCATGAACTGCGCACGCCGCTGACCAACATCCGCCTGTACCTGGACCTGCTCGGGGAAACGGCCGATACGCAGAAACTACTGCGCTACCGCGAGACCTTGATCCGCGAGGCTGAGCGCCTGACCGGGCTGATCGATGACCTGCTCTCGCTCTCCCGCCTCGAGTCTGGCACGGCGCAGATCAACCCGGTCGTCGTCCACCTGAATGAGATCGTCACTTCCCTGGTGCAGGACCGTCGAGCCCTGGCGGCGCGCAGCGGGCTGCTGCTGGACGTGGTCTGCGATCCGGATCTGCCCCCCACCCGCGGCGATCCCCGACTGCTGGCCCAGGTCTTCACCAACCTGCTGACCAACGCCATGAACTACACTCCGAGCGGGGGCCAGGTTACGCTGTGCACGCTGCGGCGCGAGAGCCCGGAGGGCTTCTGGTCCATCGTCGAGGTGGCCGATTCCGGCCCCGGGATCCCGATCGATGAACAGCCGCTGCTGTTTCGGCGGTTCTTTCGCGGCCGCGCCGGGCAGGCGAGGGGCATCCCCGGCACCGGTCTGGGGCTCGCCATCTGCAAGGAGATCATCGAACACCATCAGGGGCGGATCACGGTCGAGAGCCAAGGGGTCCCCGGTAAGGGAACCTGCTTCACGGTCTGGCTGCCGGCGAAAGCCCCAGCAGAGTAG